Proteins encoded in a region of the Rutidosis leptorrhynchoides isolate AG116_Rl617_1_P2 chromosome 9, CSIRO_AGI_Rlap_v1, whole genome shotgun sequence genome:
- the LOC139868386 gene encoding uncharacterized protein, which produces MQFYKNITISTRKEIDTAAGGATLSKTPEELQQLISDLAIQSHDWYQANSNQQEIKAEVKNEVTTLQDNIEMLEMELKELKEKSILGNVSRVSQEETIKNPRGNQEIQAITTRSGKTTQDPVMPSQEENHELLNETSTPVKKDEPPKINKPLEPVPYPQQLRKEKQQKSLEDFANMFNKINVNIPLIDLLKENLHFGKCLQTLLSNKGKDAEKSSRFIIKECKAIFQKYDIPEKLGEPGSITVPCSFNNSRIYQALADTGASINLMPYSLYKRLGLEELTPTKMSIYLADSSFNYPMGIAENIPVKIDRFTFFADLVILEMKENDKIPIILGRPFLRTAAFELQMQTNTYSLGIADDRITLNNHLELDLACPTIKYVETCIKEEFDEFLLMDIDEFVSEIIEENLDEGFEELMKDEMNELIEKENEPITDELRIKHSLEVPSKLELKELPSHIEYVFLKDNSELPVIISSELSKDQKEQLLEVLKNIEKLSLGKPLIFQELTPPSVLIKFY; this is translated from the exons ATGCAATTCTATAAAAACATTACAATTTCCACAAGAAAAGAAATTGACACCGCTGCTGGTGGTGCTACTCTTTCTAAAACTCCTGAGGAGTTACAACAATTAATTTCAGATTTAGCCATTCAGTCACATGATTGGTATCAAGCGAATAGTAATCAACAGGAAATTAAGGCTGAAGTTAAGAATGAGGTAACTACTTTACAAGATAATATAGAAATGTTAGAAATGGAGCTAAAGGAATTAAAAGAAAAATCCATTTTAGGAAACGTCTCTCGAGTCTCGCAAGAAGAAACTATAA AAAATCCTAGGGGAAATCAAGAAATTCAAGCTATAACTACTAGGAGTGGTAAAACAACACAAGATCCTGTTATGCCTAGTCAAGAGGAAAATCATGAACTACTTAATGAAACTAGTACTCCTGTCAAAAAAGATGAACCCCCTAAGATTAATAAACCTTTAGAACCTGTTCCATACCCTCAACAACTTAGGAAAGAAAAACAACAAAAAAGTTTAGAGGACTTCGCTAATATGTTTAACAAGATAAACGTTAATATAcctttaatagatttattaaaagaAAATCTACATTTTGGAAAATGCTTACAAACTTTATTATCTAATAAAGGTAAAGACGCTGAAAAATCTTCTAGGTTTATTATAAAAGAGTGTAAAGCTATCTTTCAAAAATATGATATACCCGAAAAACTAGGAGAGCCAGGAAGTATTACTGTCCCATGCTCATTTAATAATTCTAGAATATATCAAGCGTTAGCAGATACAggcgctagtataaatttaatgccatattcattatataaAAGACTAGGTCTAGAAGAACTAACTCCCACTAAAATGTCTATCTATTTAGCCGATAGTTCTTTTAATTACCCAATGGGAATAGCCGAAAATATACCCGTAAAAATTGATAGATTCACTTTTTTCGCTGATCTTGTTATCCTAGAAATGAAAGAAAATGATAAAATACCAATAATATTAGGTAGACCGTTTCTAAGAACCGCTGCTTTTGAATTACAAATGCAAACTAATACATATAGTTTGGGAATAGCTGACGATAGGATCACTTTAAATAATCATCTTGAACTAGATCTCGCTTGCCCTACAATAAAATATGTAGAAACATGTATTAAAGAAGAATTTGATGAATTTTTATTGATGGATATAGATGAATTTGTGTCTGAAATAATAGAAGAAAACCTTGATGAAGGATTTGAAGAATTAATGAAAGatgaaatgaatgaattaatagaaAAAGAAAATGAACCTATAACTGACGAATTAAGAATAAAACACTCTCTCGAAGTACCGTCAAAATTAGAATTAAAAGAGTTACCTTCTCATATAGAATATGTTTTTCTTAAAGATAATTCCGAACTTCCCGTAATCATTTCCTCCGAATTATCCAAAGATCAAAAAGAACAACTATTAGAAGTTTTGAAAAACATAGAAAAGCTTTCGCTTGGAAAACCTCTGATATTCCAGGAATTGACCCCACCTTCTGTACTCATAAAATTCTATTAG